One window of the Nicotiana tabacum cultivar K326 chromosome 4, ASM71507v2, whole genome shotgun sequence genome contains the following:
- the LOC107791933 gene encoding uncharacterized protein LOC107791933, producing MLNPRCKLYDTSDQTILVKTNFAKSKITNAVSNTEYYHITQNLDGRICIQFDDNRSTYSRQSFSNNRLLPVTKELLDKKLSGLNIKPIDLSNEFADKLDSTFDYKNDVLSEFNKLKGYPKKNKFVNSRYADKPRMQTYYYNRPTPQDVLIEERDWNQTNTSYSGFTGQLRGWWDNYLTVEERAMVINAQATDGGVDNLGMALVANREDAVYTLILTILEHFNGRFTNQNETVRTLLNGLRCKTLGDFRWDKDTFMSRVMELPENKLDHWKTKFIDGLPSLFAERVRKILRVSYGEIPYRDYTYGKQLKMDKLKERNQLGDFCTQFGLPGLPEISTHKKKKHKYHRYPNQDSPYRRKRSRYRSKEEREAKKAHRKATRFTKNRSKRDLADIKCYKCGKFGHIAPNCKLQKLKTLGLDDELRDKVYSLLYISGEIENLKREIKSLKQNQMICDHRITQIEKINSPAEKSNDKNKGISENNNIKKHIVTLPYEDNFSEDDIPTKSRPCQMNAELVEFCKKEIDNLLQKGLIKPSKSPWSCTTFYVNNAAEKECGIPRLVINYKPLNKYLKWIHKWTPEVGFTEEQVPCLYRTFYNNFWDKLMKKDSKIKTLYGQELLDSIKTKIQEYSSKPQKEVIDDSSVQHIARKISFQEGDKEEMINNYLEEVKRNLLRSINQYEKSDTSMQSETSNDDIAEYSQPFESEKTLPDEDLQNAEEFLRKMKESDKRPA from the exons ATGTTAAACCCtagatgtaaattatatgatacatctgatcaGACCATATTAGTGAAAAcgaattttgcaaagtctaag ATAACTAATGCTGTCAGTAATACTGAGTATTATCATATTACTCAAAATCTGGATGGAaggatttgcattcagtttgatGATAATAGGTCCACTTATAGTAgacagtcattttctaataatagactGTTGCCTGTTACTA aagaacttcttgataaaaagttatccggtttgaatatcaaacccattgatttatcaaatgagtttgctgataaattagattctacttttgactataaaaatgatgttttgtcagagtttaataaactcaaaggataCCCCAAAAAGAATAAGTTTGTTAATAGCAGATATGCTGATAAACCTAGAATGCAAacttattattacaatcgtcctactcctcaagatgttttaatagaggaacgtgattggaatcagactaatacgtcttacagtg gttttactggccaacttcgtggttGGTGGGACAATTATTTGACTGTCGAAGAAAGAGCAATGGTTATTAATGCTCAAGCCACTGACGGAggagttgataacttaggcatggcccTAGTGGCAAATAGAGAAGATGCTGTTTATACTCTTATTCTTACTATATTAGAACACTTCAACGGTAGATTTACCAACCAGAATGAGACTGTCCGTACTCTCCTTAATGGCCTTAGATGTAAGACCTTAGGTGATTTTAGATGGGATAAAGacacttttatgagtagagtCATGGAACTACCAGAAAATAAGCTTGATCATTGGAAAActaagtttatagatggccttccctctttatttgctgaaagagttagGAAGATTTTAAGAGTTAGTTATGGTGAAATTCCATACAGAGACTATACCTATGGTAA ACAGCTTAAAATGGATaagcttaaggaaagaaatcaattaggggacttttgcacccagttcggtttacccggtTTACCCGAGATTTCTActcataagaagaagaaacataagtatcatagataccccaaccaagacagtccttataggagaaagagatctagatatagatccaaagaagaacgagaagcTAAGAAAGCCCATCGTAAGgctactagatttaccaaaaataggtcCAAGAGAGATCTAGCTGACATTAAGTGTTACAAGTGtggtaaatttggccatatagccccgaattgtaagcttcaaaagttgaaaaccttaggactagacgatgagttacgtgataaggtttatagtttgttatacatttctgg tgaaattgaaaacttgaaacgagagatcaaatctcttaaacaaaatcaaatgatttgtgatcataggattactcagattgagaaaatcaattctccagctgagaaatctaatgataaaaacaaaggtatttctgaaaataat AATAtaaaaaagcatattgtcactctgccttatgaagataatttctctgaggatgatattcctactaaatctcgaccttgtcagatgaacgCGGAATTAGTGGAATTctgcaaaaaagagattgataacttgttacaaaagggtttgataaaaccctcaaaatctccttggtcttgcacaactttttatgttaataacgcagctgaaaaggaatgtggtattcctagattagtcattaattataaaccattgaataaatatttgaagtgg ATTCATAAATGGACTCCAGAAGTCGGTTTCACCGAAGAACAAGTCCCGTGCTTATACAGGACCTTTTACAACAACTTTTGGGATAAACTAATGAAAAAGGATTCCAAAATAAAGACATTATATGGTCAAGAACTCTTGGATTCCATCAAAACgaaaatccaagaatattccagCAAACCTCAGAAAGAGGTGATTGATGACAGCTCAGTACAACATATTGCCAGAAAGATCTCCTTTCAGGAAGgagataaagaagaaatgattAACAACTACTTGGAAGAAGTCAAAAGAAATTTACTTCGTTCCATTAATCAATATGAAAAATCAGACACTTCTATGCAGAGTGAAACCAGCAACGATGATATCGCTGAATATTCTCAACCCTTTGAATCAGAGAAAACACTACCTGATGAAGATTTGCAGAATGCGGAAGAATTTCTCCGCAAAATGAAAGAATCAGACAAAAGACCAGCATAG